The proteins below are encoded in one region of Micromonospora yangpuensis:
- the dndE gene encoding DNA sulfur modification protein DndE, which yields MTIEHIRLSQTAKDQLITLKRRTNLTQWNVLCRWAFVRSLAEPTIPPNARIVTDSNVEMNWRTFAGAHGSLLWALLRVRCHRDGIPLDDENLAQQFRLHLHRGIGYLAGDRQLRTIADLINLDATRSAKAA from the coding sequence ATGACCATCGAACACATCCGTTTGAGCCAGACCGCCAAGGATCAACTCATCACTCTCAAGCGGCGTACCAACCTCACCCAGTGGAACGTCCTGTGCCGGTGGGCGTTTGTTCGCTCACTCGCCGAGCCCACCATCCCGCCGAACGCGAGGATCGTCACCGACAGCAACGTCGAGATGAACTGGCGTACGTTCGCCGGCGCACACGGGAGCCTGCTGTGGGCGCTGCTACGGGTTCGCTGTCACCGCGACGGCATCCCCTTGGACGACGAGAACCTCGCGCAGCAGTTCCGTCTACACCTCCATCGAGGAATCGGCTACCTCGCCGGCGATCGGCAGTTACGCACCATCGCCGACCTCATCAACCTCGACGCAACCCGATCCGCCAAGGCCGCATGA
- a CDS encoding DNA phosphorothioation-associated putative methyltransferase translates to MTPIARHKTAMTRLSLSRPLATAVDDAIVHTDVTVFDYGCGRGGDLQRLTELGISCAGWDPGHRRDAERRAADVVNLGYVLNVIEDPVERAEVLHSAWALARKVLIVSARLVWDAKGLNGRAVGDGILTTAGTFQKFYTQQELRTWVESTLAAPTLAAGPGVMYVFRDPADAQSLLIDRVRRTARTPTPWVSTQLFDNHKVLLTPLITYLTERGRLPRAGELPEADAIKRQLGSIARAHAVIVNATGAEKWEQHRLHRAEDLLVYAALALFDQRPPFTHLPKPVQHDVREFFGTYKQWCTRADKLLITTGQQQRLDLAICASPVGKLTPSALYVHSSALGHLPPLLRVLEGCANTFVGAVPGANLVKLHRGQPVVSYLSYPTFDADPHPVLAGSVIVNLRKLAIDLRDYRRVDNPPLLHRKEEFLASDHPRRLQYERLTASETRNGLYAHPERIGTLKGWEATLREVGVEIRGHRLYRRHTSR, encoded by the coding sequence ATGACCCCCATCGCCCGGCACAAGACAGCGATGACAAGGCTATCGCTGTCGAGGCCCTTGGCCACCGCCGTCGACGACGCGATCGTCCACACCGACGTGACAGTCTTCGACTACGGATGTGGACGCGGCGGTGACCTTCAGCGCCTCACCGAACTCGGCATCAGCTGCGCCGGCTGGGACCCCGGCCACCGCCGCGACGCCGAGCGTCGTGCCGCTGACGTCGTCAACCTCGGCTACGTCCTGAACGTCATCGAGGACCCCGTCGAACGCGCGGAAGTCCTGCACTCAGCATGGGCTCTGGCTCGAAAGGTCCTCATCGTGTCCGCCCGGCTCGTCTGGGACGCCAAAGGGTTGAACGGGCGGGCGGTCGGCGATGGGATCCTCACCACGGCCGGAACATTCCAAAAGTTCTACACCCAGCAGGAGCTGCGTACATGGGTGGAGTCCACCCTCGCCGCCCCAACCCTCGCAGCCGGCCCGGGGGTCATGTACGTGTTCCGTGACCCGGCAGATGCCCAGTCACTACTCATCGATCGTGTCCGCCGGACCGCAAGAACCCCCACGCCTTGGGTCAGCACCCAACTCTTCGACAATCACAAAGTGCTGTTAACGCCTTTGATCACTTACCTCACCGAACGAGGACGCCTTCCTCGGGCCGGAGAACTACCCGAGGCCGATGCGATCAAGCGACAGTTGGGAAGTATCGCGCGAGCCCACGCCGTTATCGTCAACGCCACCGGAGCGGAGAAGTGGGAGCAACACCGCCTCCACCGCGCCGAAGACCTACTGGTGTACGCAGCCCTCGCACTTTTCGACCAACGGCCACCCTTCACCCACCTACCCAAGCCCGTCCAGCACGACGTGCGAGAGTTCTTCGGCACCTACAAACAATGGTGCACCCGGGCCGACAAACTCCTCATCACCACCGGCCAGCAGCAACGCCTCGACCTGGCCATCTGCGCCTCGCCCGTCGGGAAGCTGACCCCCAGCGCCCTCTACGTCCACAGCTCGGCACTGGGCCACCTCCCGCCCTTGCTGCGAGTCCTCGAAGGATGCGCCAACACTTTCGTAGGCGCCGTGCCCGGCGCGAACTTGGTGAAGCTACATCGAGGTCAGCCCGTCGTCTCCTACCTCAGCTATCCCACGTTCGATGCCGATCCGCACCCCGTCCTTGCAGGATCGGTTATCGTCAACTTGCGTAAACTGGCAATCGACCTCCGTGACTACCGGCGGGTCGATAACCCTCCGCTGCTGCATCGCAAAGAGGAGTTTCTCGCCTCTGACCATCCCCGCCGCCTTCAATACGAGCGTCTCACGGCTTCCGAAACTCGCAATGGCCTGTACGCACACCCGGAGCGCATCGGTACGCTCAAGGGCTGGGAAGCAACACTGCGAGAAGTTGGTGTAGAGATTCGTGGGCATCGTCTCTACCGCCGCCATACCAGCAGATAG
- a CDS encoding HNH endonuclease has product MSVANLVAFLQKAVEVNKSKWSGDVVDSLAAFTVPTRVYGPREALLKADIASAYARWFLDGLVDPARYAADTSLSFSDLASRLRPGVLDLLHDVPREEATDAWKELSKLAWREVNARRLAARARMSKSIRTELWESMSRPHCYLCGFRFSAAARDNFIAGRTRRAVPAPVLTDFVRARVKPRHVSVEIDHVLPLADGGSNDLDNLRLACGWCNIAKGRYTSIYDTQSWSDQFCHPALGWVTIPRPLWTLRVVSLRHKCENRDCGAGLEDGELRIAPWFEHGALTPPNMKVFCAVHDTWKAYRFVKRELLVNRL; this is encoded by the coding sequence GTGAGCGTGGCAAACCTCGTCGCCTTCCTTCAGAAGGCGGTAGAGGTCAACAAATCTAAATGGTCCGGTGATGTTGTTGACTCGCTAGCCGCCTTCACTGTGCCAACACGCGTCTATGGTCCGAGGGAAGCGCTGCTCAAGGCCGATATCGCTAGCGCCTACGCGCGCTGGTTCCTGGATGGGCTGGTCGATCCGGCGCGGTACGCGGCCGACACCTCACTAAGTTTCAGCGACCTTGCTTCGCGCCTTCGGCCCGGTGTGCTCGACCTTCTGCACGACGTGCCGCGTGAGGAGGCAACAGACGCCTGGAAGGAGTTGAGCAAGTTAGCGTGGCGCGAGGTAAATGCACGTCGACTAGCTGCGCGTGCTCGAATGTCCAAGTCTATCAGAACCGAATTATGGGAGTCGATGAGCCGCCCTCACTGTTATCTGTGTGGATTTCGCTTCAGTGCGGCAGCCAGGGACAACTTCATCGCCGGTAGGACTCGTCGCGCGGTTCCCGCCCCGGTGCTCACCGACTTTGTCCGGGCGAGAGTAAAACCTCGGCATGTCAGTGTCGAAATTGACCATGTACTCCCTTTGGCGGACGGAGGTAGCAACGACCTAGACAACCTGCGGTTGGCGTGCGGATGGTGCAACATCGCGAAGGGTCGTTACACCAGCATCTACGATACTCAATCGTGGTCAGATCAGTTCTGCCACCCGGCGCTCGGCTGGGTAACCATTCCGCGCCCGCTGTGGACGTTGCGTGTAGTGAGCCTTCGGCACAAGTGTGAGAACCGGGATTGTGGAGCCGGCCTAGAAGATGGTGAGTTGCGCATCGCCCCATGGTTCGAACATGGAGCACTCACGCCGCCCAACATGAAGGTTTTCTGTGCGGTTCACGACACGTGGAAGGCGTACCGGTTCGTCAAGCGAGAATTGTTGGTCAATCGGTTATAA